The genome window CCCAGCCCGGCGAACTCGCTTTGAAATTTTTTTGACAGCAACAGTTCCAGAAACTCAATGGCAGCCCGGGGATTTTGCGTGCGAGGATTGACGAGAAAACCCGTGCTGACCGCGGTCATCGCGTCGGTTTCACCGCGCGCCGCCGGAACCGGAAATACTCCAATGGGAAACTTGAGTTCGCCCTTGCTGCGCGCATCTCCGATGTCGGCCAAAAACCACGAGCCAAGAATGTGCTGGGCCGACTTGCCGCTCAGGAAGAGGATTTTGGCGTCGATGTCCCCCAGCGAACCGATGGCGCCCGCGTCAAGCGCGCCCGGCAGATCGAAGCAGTGGTTTTGCAACAGGAAGGAAAGCGTGTTCAAGCCACGCAACTGCTCCGGCTGGACCGCCGCGCCCGGGCGAAACAACATTCCCGACGGATCCGCACCGAGGTTCTGGCCAAGAAACTCCGCTGCAAGATTGCCCATGGGCCAGAGGTCGCGGTTGCCCTGCGCGAGCGGAAGAACGCCCGCTGCGCGAATCGCGACGCAGAGCCGTCGCCATTCCTCCAGTGACCGCGGTTCGCGCAGGTTCAGCCGCGCGAAGATGTCCTGATTGTACCAGATGAGGTTGCTGATATCGACCGATTGCGGGAGGAAATAGACGCCGCCGTTTTGCTTTCTGATGGCGGAAGGAATGAACGTTTCGAGAAAACCGGGCGCGAGATAGGGCGTCAGGTTCATTGCCCAGTTGTTCTCGATGCAGTATTCGACCTTGAAGCCCTGCCAGTGAAAATAGATGTCCGGCTGGTTGCGTCCTTGAAACTGCAGGCGCCAGCCGACGGTGTTGTAGACCTCGCTGTTCGAGACCATCTGCTCGATTGTCACGCCCGGATGCGTCCGTTCAAATTCCGCGACCGCCGCGTCGAGGATCGCCCGCTCGGACTCCGTGGTAAACGTGTGGGAAAACCGGAGACGGTCAGGGCGGGGCCGGGGCAGCGCGAGACGGTTACCGGCGAGGAGAAAGGACGCCAGCAAAATGGCGGCCCAGACCCATCTTCCGGGTTTCAGCGTCGCTCGCATGCCGTCGTTCAGAACCGCAAGTTGTGCCCGCGCCCTTTTCAGCCGATGGCCAGTCCGGTCGTCGGGTCGAAAAAACGTGACTTCGCCAGATTGAAGACCGCGCAAGCCTTCTGTCCTCGCGCCATTCGTTCCGCCGCCCCAAGCCGCGCGATGAACGGATGCGCGCCCGTTGTGAGGTGGAAAAGCGTCTCCGAACCAAGCGGCTCGACCAGTTCCACGATGGCATCGGCCATGCAACCGTCTTTCGCATTGCTGCTGCCGGCCGGCAACGCGACATCCTCGGCCCGCAGCCCGAGCATCACGGTTTTTCCGGCGCTGGACGCCAGCACTTTCGCGTGCTCCGGCGTGAGTCGCAGTTTGAATCCCGGGTTGCCGCCGGCGGGCGTCCCCGTTTCTTCGTCGAACCAAAGGCCGCCTCCTTCCGGTCGCAGCCCGCCGCGAAAGAAATTCATCGGTGGTGCGCCGATGAAACCGGCGACGAACAGGTTGGCGGGATGGTCGTACAGCCGGACCGGATCGGCAATCTGTTGCACCACTCCGTCTTTCATCACCACGATGCGGTCGCCCATGGTCATCGCCTCGACCTGGTCGTGCGTTACATAGACGATCGTCGCCGCCAGGCGCTGGTGCAGCCGCGAGATTTCCATCCGCATCTGCACGCGCATCTGCGCGTCGAGGTTCGACAGCGGCTCGTCAAACAGAAACGCCTTTGGTTGACGGACGATCGCCCGGCCAACGGCGACACGCTGGCGCTGCCCGCCGGAAAGCGCCTTCGGCAGACGGTTGAACAGGGGCGCGATGCCGAGGATTTCGGCCGCTTCGCCCACGCGCTTTTCAATTTCCGTTTTGGGATATTTTCGCAGCTTCAATCCGAATGCCATGTTCTCATAGACCGTCATGTGCGGATAAAGCGCATAGTTCTGGAAAACCATCGCGACATCGCGGTCCTTCGGCTCGACGTCGTTGACGACCCGACCATCAATGGAAATGGTCCCCCCGGAAATCTCTTCCAAACCGGCGATCATGCGCAGCGTGCTGGACTTGCCGCAGCCGGACGGCCCGACCAGCACGAGAAATTCCCTGTCTTCGACCGTCAGACTGACGTTGTGAACCGCGTGGACTTCCTCACCTTTGGGGCCCTTGAAGATTTTGGAGACGTTTTCGAGGACAATCCGCGCCATGCGCTGCGATTATCCCGACCCGCCCCGGCGATGTCGATAGCGGAGTGGCAAACGGTTCGGGAAGCGGAGGACAAAATGCGCCAGCGATGTGATCCGCCGCCGTCAGGGCGTGGCGAAACTGAACGCGCTCGCCGCTTGTCGGGTTTTCGCCCTCTTTCTCTGGCGCTTCCGGCGCATCTCCTCGCGATGATGATCGATCGCCTTTTGATAACAATCCGGGCAGAGGCCGTGGGTAAAACGGGCTTCCGTGCGCTCCTCGATGTACGCCTCCACCTGGCTCCAATAGCCGCCGTCGTCGCGCACTTTCTTGCACTCGGCGCAAATCGGCAGGAGTCCGCTCAACGCCTTGACCTGCGCCACCGCCTCGCGAAGCTGCCGGATCAGCTTCTCGCGCTCCATTTCCATCCGGTGCCGGTAGATCGCCATTTCGATGGCGACCTTCAACTCGCGTTCGTCGAAAGGCGCGAGGACAAACCCGAACGGCTCCGTGTCGCGGGCGCGAAAGATGGTGGTGTCGCTCGAATTGGCGCTCAAATAAATGACCGGCAGCTTGAGATTTTTCTGGATGTGCTGCGCGGCGTCGGTGCCGCGCATGGCGCCGTTGAGTTCGATGTCCATCAGGACGACGTCGGGGGAAGAGTCCTTTGCGGCCGAGATCGCCGCCTCACCGCCGTCCACCCGGTCGGCCACGTCGTATCCCAGCCGGCGCAGACGGGCCTCCAGATCGGCGGAAAGTATCTCCTTGTTCTCGACGAGGAGCACGCGGGTCTTGTTCATCACGTGCAAACCAGCAAATCCGATTCCAGTCGCCCGTAATGTCCGTTTTCCAGCGTTCATTCCCGCATCGAACCGCGTAATGGCTCAACACTGGAAACGGCGTGCACCAATCTCTGACAGACAGCCACTCTGCCGTTGACGCTTGCGTTGCGTTGCCCGCAATATCCGAGTTTGCAAACGCGACGGTGCGCCGTCGCGGCGATTTTCTGGAAACACGCACCGCCACCGCAAGGCACCGCTAAAGTTAGAACCAAACATGAATCTGGACGCTCTCTATTCTGAACTGACTCTCAAAACGAACGCCAAACTCGCCCTCGTCGTGCTGGACGGCCTGGGGGACCTCGCCATCAGATCTCAAAACGAACTCACGCCACTTGAAGCGGCCAGGACGCCCAACCTTGACGCACTGGTCGCCGATGGTGTGGCGCAGGGACGAATGATTCCGGTCGCGCCCGGCATCACGCCCGGCAGCGGTCCTGGTCATCTGGCATTGTTCGGTTACGATCCGCTCGAATTTCAGGTGGGCCGCGGCGTCATCGAAGCTCTCGGACTTGGACTCAGTTTGAAGGCTGGCGACGTCGCGGCCCGTGCGAACTTCTGCACGCTCGACGCCAAAGGCATTGTGACCGACCGTCGCGCAGGTCGCATTGAGACGGAGGTTTGCCAAGAGCTGTGCGCGCTGCTCTCAAGGAAAATCAAAAAAATCGGTGACGCCGAGGTCCTCATCAGGGCCGGCAAGGGCCATCGCTTCGTCGTCCTGTTCCGCGGCAAAGGACTTGAAGGCCCGTTGACCGACGCCGACCCGCATCGCGAAGGCGCGCCCGTTCCCAAAGTGGAGGCAGTCAACCGGAAGTCGCCCAAAGCGAAGAAAGCAGCGAAGCTGGTGGCGGATTTTTACCGCGCGGCGTTGCCTGTCATTGCGAAGAAAAAACCGGCGAACGGCTTTCTGCTGCGCGGCATCGCGCATCAGCCGGAGATTCCGCTGTTTGAGGAGCGTTACCGGCTCAGACCCGCGTGTATTGCCGTTTACCCGATGTACAAAGGACTGGCGCAACTTGTCGGCATGACGAAGCTGGAAGGAGCGCAGACCATCACGGAACAATTCGAGCGCTATCTCGTGGAATACGACAATTACGACTTCTTTTTCATTCACTATAAATACACCGACATGCACGGCGAGGACGGCAATTTCGAGGGAAAGAAGAAAGCGATCGAGGACTTCGACGCCGCGCTGCCGGTTCTGTTGAAGAAGAAGCCGGACGTGCTTGCCATCACCGGCGATCACTCGACGCCTTGCGCGGCAAAAGGTCATTCATGGCATCCGCAACCGGTGCTGTTGCA of Candidatus Angelobacter sp. contains these proteins:
- a CDS encoding ABC transporter substrate-binding protein, which codes for MRATLKPGRWVWAAILLASFLLAGNRLALPRPRPDRLRFSHTFTTESERAILDAAVAEFERTHPGVTIEQMVSNSEVYNTVGWRLQFQGRNQPDIYFHWQGFKVEYCIENNWAMNLTPYLAPGFLETFIPSAIRKQNGGVYFLPQSVDISNLIWYNQDIFARLNLREPRSLEEWRRLCVAIRAAGVLPLAQGNRDLWPMGNLAAEFLGQNLGADPSGMLFRPGAAVQPEQLRGLNTLSFLLQNHCFDLPGALDAGAIGSLGDIDAKILFLSGKSAQHILGSWFLADIGDARSKGELKFPIGVFPVPAARGETDAMTAVSTGFLVNPRTQNPRAAIEFLELLLSKKFQSEFAGLGNLSVRRDAPEFTNDPLAKQMLQFLAAAPALVPPPDTGYRPEQAAAFYEMVGKLLTGKVDLKDAAAYWSNEKQNLARKGL
- a CDS encoding 2,3-bisphosphoglycerate-independent phosphoglycerate mutase; this translates as MNLDALYSELTLKTNAKLALVVLDGLGDLAIRSQNELTPLEAARTPNLDALVADGVAQGRMIPVAPGITPGSGPGHLALFGYDPLEFQVGRGVIEALGLGLSLKAGDVAARANFCTLDAKGIVTDRRAGRIETEVCQELCALLSRKIKKIGDAEVLIRAGKGHRFVVLFRGKGLEGPLTDADPHREGAPVPKVEAVNRKSPKAKKAAKLVADFYRAALPVIAKKKPANGFLLRGIAHQPEIPLFEERYRLRPACIAVYPMYKGLAQLVGMTKLEGAQTITEQFERYLVEYDNYDFFFIHYKYTDMHGEDGNFEGKKKAIEDFDAALPVLLKKKPDVLAITGDHSTPCAAKGHSWHPQPVLLHSALSGSDKLDRFTETGANMGSLGKFEAKYLMRLMQANAKMFDKFGA
- a CDS encoding response regulator; this translates as MNKTRVLLVENKEILSADLEARLRRLGYDVADRVDGGEAAISAAKDSSPDVVLMDIELNGAMRGTDAAQHIQKNLKLPVIYLSANSSDTTIFRARDTEPFGFVLAPFDERELKVAIEMAIYRHRMEMEREKLIRQLREAVAQVKALSGLLPICAECKKVRDDGGYWSQVEAYIEERTEARFTHGLCPDCYQKAIDHHREEMRRKRQRKRAKTRQAASAFSFATP
- the ugpC gene encoding sn-glycerol-3-phosphate ABC transporter ATP-binding protein UgpC; this translates as MARIVLENVSKIFKGPKGEEVHAVHNVSLTVEDREFLVLVGPSGCGKSSTLRMIAGLEEISGGTISIDGRVVNDVEPKDRDVAMVFQNYALYPHMTVYENMAFGLKLRKYPKTEIEKRVGEAAEILGIAPLFNRLPKALSGGQRQRVAVGRAIVRQPKAFLFDEPLSNLDAQMRVQMRMEISRLHQRLAATIVYVTHDQVEAMTMGDRIVVMKDGVVQQIADPVRLYDHPANLFVAGFIGAPPMNFFRGGLRPEGGGLWFDEETGTPAGGNPGFKLRLTPEHAKVLASSAGKTVMLGLRAEDVALPAGSSNAKDGCMADAIVELVEPLGSETLFHLTTGAHPFIARLGAAERMARGQKACAVFNLAKSRFFDPTTGLAIG